In Cytophagia bacterium CHB2, the DNA window AGCTTTGTCATCCTCGAAACCGGCGATACCACGCCGCCCGCAGCGCCGCAAAACTTATCTGCCACCTCCGGTAATCAACAAATCACACTCACGTGGCAAGCAAATAATGAAGCGGATTTTCTGCGCTACCGCATCTACGGCGGCGCTTCGCCCAATCCCACCACGAAGATTGATTCGGTCAACGGCGCGGCGAATACAACGAAAATCATAACCGGCTTGACCAATGGCACGAGGTATTATTTTCGCATTACGGCAGTCGACAACAGTCTCAATCAAAGCGGCTTTTCCAATGAAATGAACGCCACGCCCAGCGCAGCGGACTTGCCGCCGGCAGTGCCGCAAAATCTAACCGCCACCGCCGGCGATCAACAAGTCACGCTCAATTGGCAAGCAAACAGCGAAGCGGATTTTTTGCGCTATCGTATTTATGGCGGCACATCGCCCAATTCCACCACCAAAATCGATTCCGTCAACGGCGCGGCGAACACGACGAAAATCATTGCCGGCTTGGCCAATGGCACGACGTATTATTTTCGTATTACGGCAGTTGACAACAATCTCAATCAAAGTGGCTTTTCGAATGAAGTGAATGCCACGCCCACCGCCGCCGATTTACCGCCGGCGGCGCCGCAGAATCTGCAAGCCACGCCCGGCCCGGCGCACGGTCAAATCACGCTCTCGTGGGAGGCCAATGTTGAAACGGATTTGTTGCGCTATCGCATTTATGGCGGCAGGGCAACGGCGCCGGCAGCGTTGCTCGACTCTGTTGCAGCAAATGCCAACACGAGTCTCACGTTTTCTGATCTGACCATTGGAATAACCTACGCTTATTTTCTCACGGCGGTGGATGCCAGCGGCCAGGCCGGCGCCGCTTCCAACAGTGCTTCTGCCGCGCCGTTGCGTGACACGCAGGCGCCGTTTATCGACATGCCCTCCTATTCGATTTTCGTCGATCTGAACACCGATGCGCCGGTGCGGGTCAATGTCACGGATCTTTCCCAAATCACCACCGTGCACATTTTTTATCGTTCCGGCGGCGAGGCGAGCTTTTTGAACAAGCAAATGATTCTGCAAACCGATGGCTCGTATTTTCGCAATATACCGTCGATTGTCATGACCACCCGCGGCGCGGAGTTCTATTTGACGGCGCGTGATGTTCATGGCAATCTCGCGACCTCGAAGCGCTATTTGCTGCGCATCAATTGCGCCGAAGGCATCATCAATCCCGCCATGCAGCCGGCCGGCACGCAAACCGGAAATTTCCGCATTTTCTCCGTGCCGCTGGATTTGGATGACAAGTCCCCGCAAGCATTCGTCGCGGCCAATCCGTTGCT includes these proteins:
- a CDS encoding T9SS type A sorting domain-containing protein — encoded protein: TNHNKSWIIKNLAPGTYYWSVQAIDNAFAGSPFAPEQSFVILETGDTTPPAAPQNLSATSGNQQITLTWQANNEADFLRYRIYGGASPNPTTKIDSVNGAANTTKIITGLTNGTRYYFRITAVDNSLNQSGFSNEMNATPSAADLPPAVPQNLTATAGDQQVTLNWQANSEADFLRYRIYGGTSPNSTTKIDSVNGAANTTKIIAGLANGTTYYFRITAVDNNLNQSGFSNEVNATPTAADLPPAAPQNLQATPGPAHGQITLSWEANVETDLLRYRIYGGRATAPAALLDSVAANANTSLTFSDLTIGITYAYFLTAVDASGQAGAASNSASAAPLRDTQAPFIDMPSYSIFVDLNTDAPVRVNVTDLSQITTVHIFYRSGGEASFLNKQMILQTDGSYFRNIPSIVMTTRGAEFYLTARDVHGNLATSKRYLLRINCAEGIINPAMQPAGTQTGNFRIFSVPLDLDDKSPQAFVAANPLLEPPDATKYRWYACDRSTGALKEYPDFSNITLAPDMGFPLLANHKNFRLKTGSGKTMSISDVHHVALPAGWSLIGNPFNFAIPYDSLRVSDGAAFELWSFNGDWQLNRAGLEPWQGYAIHLNRAATLFISPGVAGLSEDAAAHAVANNEGENWLMQIIASNGRSESRFNFAGQHAAAANEVEAWDLHQPPRLADQVQVQFQPQQIAGGLKADVRRPSVEGHTWEFTCIVNPADEVLRLAFEGVKQIPAGFEVFMVDEETEIAYDLRSNNRLEFAIKNLTEKKFKLLAGNKSYVTTQAREVELYPQSYVLLQNFPNPFNPSTQIIYSLPEASMVELSVYNIHGQLVAQLVNEPQGAGSHTAVWQARGAGSGVYWIRLQAGKTTVMKKCLLIK